One genomic segment of Actinomycetota bacterium includes these proteins:
- a CDS encoding response regulator transcription factor has protein sequence MKILIVDDHEVVRTGLRTLLERQEDLEIVGEAATAAEAVDMALSIEPDVVLMDVRLPDESGIEACRKIRSGNPGIRVLMLTSYSSDEAIFSAIMAGASGYLLKQIDAEQLKQAIVATGKGESILDSATSKSIIERVRSISRGDDSRGIDTLTEKEKMVLALIAEGLTNQEIADSIYLSENTVRNYVSSLLGKLGFTHRTQAAVYYLKRNELDED, from the coding sequence ATGAAGATATTGATAGTAGACGACCACGAGGTGGTGCGTACGGGGTTACGCACACTGCTGGAAAGACAGGAAGACCTGGAGATCGTCGGCGAAGCGGCCACGGCCGCCGAGGCCGTCGACATGGCGCTGTCCATCGAGCCGGACGTGGTGTTGATGGACGTACGACTCCCGGATGAAAGTGGCATAGAGGCCTGTAGAAAGATCCGTTCAGGGAACCCCGGTATCCGCGTGCTGATGCTTACCTCGTATTCCAGCGACGAAGCGATCTTTTCCGCGATCATGGCAGGCGCCTCTGGTTATCTTCTCAAGCAGATCGATGCGGAACAGCTCAAACAGGCGATCGTAGCCACAGGCAAAGGTGAGTCGATCCTGGATTCGGCTACCAGCAAATCGATAATCGAGCGGGTGAGGTCCATTTCCCGAGGTGATGATTCTCGAGGCATCGATACCCTCACGGAAAAGGAAAAAATGGTGTTGGCGCTGATTGCGGAAGGGCTGACCAACCAGGAAATCGCTGACAGCATCTACCTCAGCGAGAATACGGTCAGGAATTATGTCAGTTCGCTTCTGGGCAAGCTGGGCTTTACCCATCGTACTCAGGCGGCGGTTTATTACCTCAAGCGGAACGAGCTCGACGAAGACTGA
- a CDS encoding DUF2007 domain-containing protein encodes MSDEIVILMRYPSEMDAIFARTLLESEGIEAMIMKDDAGGMEPQFQLTQGVRLMVRAEDLEKARDLIAEVDG; translated from the coding sequence GTGTCTGACGAGATCGTCATACTCATGCGCTACCCCTCTGAGATGGACGCCATCTTCGCCAGGACCTTGCTCGAGAGCGAGGGCATCGAGGCGATGATCATGAAGGACGACGCTGGCGGCATGGAGCCCCAGTTCCAGCTGACGCAGGGCGTACGCCTGATGGTCCGCGCCGAGGACCTGGAGAAGGCGAGAGATCTGATCGCAGAAGTAGACGGGTAA
- a CDS encoding PhzF family phenazine biosynthesis protein gives MDILYYHIDAFISGSFSGNPAGVCFLEEWPEDNILQSIAAENNLPETAFVVPADGFYELRWFSPTMEIDLCGHATLASAHAIFEYINRQARVVDFQTAGGPLSVERRDELLVMDFPSRPPEPCGAPLHLAEILGAQFLETLSARDLLVVFEEEAQVRDLAPDMAGIAALDAFAVCVTAPGRDCDFVSRFFAPGAGIDEDPVTGSAHCSLIPYWSARLSKTAMHARQLSKRGGELFCADNGERVSIGGLAATYLTGTISV, from the coding sequence ATGGACATCCTCTACTACCACATAGACGCCTTCATCAGCGGGTCCTTTTCCGGGAATCCGGCGGGTGTCTGCTTCCTCGAGGAATGGCCTGAAGACAATATCCTCCAGTCGATCGCGGCGGAGAATAACCTGCCGGAGACCGCTTTCGTTGTTCCGGCGGACGGTTTCTACGAGTTGCGCTGGTTCTCTCCCACGATGGAGATAGATCTCTGCGGCCACGCCACCCTCGCAAGCGCCCACGCCATCTTCGAATATATAAACCGCCAGGCCCGGGTCGTCGATTTCCAGACCGCCGGCGGCCCGCTGTCAGTAGAGCGCCGTGACGAGTTGCTGGTGATGGATTTTCCATCCCGTCCTCCCGAGCCCTGCGGCGCGCCGCTGCATCTGGCTGAGATCCTCGGTGCACAATTCCTGGAGACCCTGAGCGCGCGCGACCTTCTGGTCGTCTTCGAGGAGGAAGCTCAGGTCCGCGACCTGGCGCCTGATATGGCCGGCATCGCCGCTCTCGACGCCTTCGCAGTCTGCGTCACCGCGCCTGGCCGCGATTGTGATTTCGTTTCCCGTTTTTTCGCGCCCGGCGCCGGCATCGACGAGGACCCGGTGACCGGCTCAGCCCACTGTTCGCTGATCCCCTACTGGTCGGCGCGACTGTCAAAAACTGCGATGCATGCGAGGCAGCTGTCGAAACGCGGGGGAGAGCTGTTCTGCGCCGACAACGGCGAACGGGTCTCGATCGGCGGCCTGGCGGCCACTTATCTGACCGGGACGATCAGTGTCTGA
- a CDS encoding tyrosine--tRNA ligase: MAIDPKTISTLTKGCVEALPEGGLEKKLEAAAAEGRQLRVKLGVDPTAPDIHLGHTVVLTKLRQFQDAGHRAVLIIGDYTARIGDPSGVSKTRPQLSAEAIEANAMTYQEQAYKVLDQDPEKLEVRRNSEWLSPMRLEDIFKLMSASTVARILERDDFANRFNENKSISMLETLYPLLQGYDSVAIEADIELGGTDQKFNMLMGRVVQEYYGVPQQVVLTNEILPGTDGVDRMSKSVGNYIGVTEPADEIFGKVMSIPDTAMLTYYKLLTSRSTEEIEAIRIGLAEGDLHPRDQKAALGRELVTRFHGDDAAAAAEQHFNELFRDKKLTVDAALVECMLEGDDNEQGFVYLPKLLERWFGLTRSEARRRIRQGGVSVADRQVLSEKIGYQGLVGATIKVGKSTKFHGVIREA, translated from the coding sequence ATGGCCATTGACCCAAAGACTATTTCCACACTGACCAAGGGATGCGTCGAGGCCCTGCCTGAAGGCGGCCTCGAAAAGAAGCTCGAAGCCGCCGCCGCCGAAGGCCGCCAGCTGCGAGTCAAGCTTGGCGTCGACCCCACGGCGCCGGACATCCATCTCGGCCACACGGTAGTGCTCACCAAGCTGCGCCAGTTCCAGGACGCAGGCCATCGCGCCGTGCTAATCATCGGCGACTACACCGCCCGCATCGGCGACCCCAGCGGCGTCTCCAAAACCCGGCCACAGCTCTCCGCCGAGGCCATCGAGGCCAACGCCATGACCTACCAGGAACAGGCCTACAAGGTTCTCGATCAGGATCCGGAGAAGCTGGAAGTGCGCCGTAACAGCGAGTGGCTCTCGCCTATGCGCCTCGAAGATATCTTCAAGCTGATGTCGGCCTCGACAGTAGCCCGCATCCTGGAGCGCGACGACTTCGCCAACCGCTTCAACGAGAATAAGTCTATCTCCATGCTGGAGACGCTCTATCCGCTGCTGCAGGGCTATGATTCTGTGGCCATCGAGGCGGACATCGAGCTGGGCGGCACCGACCAGAAATTCAACATGCTCATGGGCCGGGTGGTCCAGGAGTATTACGGCGTGCCGCAACAGGTAGTGCTCACCAACGAGATCCTGCCCGGCACAGATGGCGTCGACCGGATGAGCAAGTCCGTGGGCAACTACATCGGCGTCACCGAGCCGGCCGACGAGATCTTCGGCAAGGTGATGAGTATTCCCGACACAGCCATGCTCACTTATTACAAGCTGCTGACCTCCCGCTCCACCGAGGAGATCGAGGCGATCCGCATCGGGCTGGCCGAGGGCGACCTGCACCCTCGCGACCAGAAAGCGGCGCTGGGTCGCGAGCTTGTAACCCGCTTCCACGGCGATGACGCTGCCGCCGCCGCCGAACAGCATTTCAACGAGCTGTTCCGTGACAAGAAGCTGACTGTCGACGCGGCGCTGGTCGAATGCATGCTCGAAGGCGACGACAACGAGCAGGGTTTCGTCTACCTGCCCAAGCTGCTGGAACGCTGGTTCGGCCTGACCCGCAGCGAGGCCCGCCGCCGCATCCGTCAGGGTGGCGTCTCCGTGGCCGACCGCCAGGTGCTTTCCGAGAAGATCGGCTATCAGGGGCTCGTCGGCGCCACGATCAAGGTGGGGAAGTCGACGAAGTTCCACGGGGTGATCCGCGAGGCGTGA
- a CDS encoding YdeI/OmpD-associated family protein, whose translation MMFPDRDAWRVWLEANHDKSDGIWLAYYKKDTGKASVQYEEAVEEAICFGWIDSQVKTIDDERYMQRYTPRKKSSVWSETNKERVVKMVEQGRMTEYGMAAVLVAQKGGHWDDLTPVDNLEMPLELETALAANAEAAGKYEHLGPSHQKQYLYWIHSAKTDETRKKRVKKTVKMLVQGKLPGG comes from the coding sequence ATGATGTTCCCCGACCGCGATGCCTGGCGCGTCTGGCTCGAGGCGAACCACGACAAGTCGGACGGCATCTGGCTGGCCTATTACAAGAAAGATACCGGCAAGGCTTCAGTGCAGTATGAGGAAGCGGTGGAGGAAGCTATCTGTTTCGGCTGGATCGACAGCCAGGTGAAGACGATCGACGACGAACGCTACATGCAGAGATACACCCCCAGGAAGAAGAGCAGCGTCTGGTCGGAGACCAACAAGGAGCGGGTCGTAAAGATGGTCGAGCAGGGCCGTATGACTGAGTATGGGATGGCGGCGGTGCTGGTAGCCCAGAAGGGCGGCCACTGGGACGATCTCACCCCGGTGGACAATCTGGAGATGCCGCTGGAACTCGAGACGGCCCTGGCAGCCAATGCCGAGGCCGCCGGCAAATATGAGCACCTGGGTCCGTCCCACCAGAAGCAGTACCTGTACTGGATCCACAGCGCCAAGACCGATGAGACCCGCAAGAAGAGGGTCAAGAAAACCGTGAAGATGCTGGTTCAGGGGAAGCTGCCGGGCGGCTAG
- a CDS encoding PBP1A family penicillin-binding protein, giving the protein MTYNSRQRRARRGTFPRARAVAALALLLLLAASPAISGAWNSVSEGLPSLDKEEAYRATDDTVIYDSSPTPNIIAVLHTGENRMLLKPEEIPEQMKQALVVIEDDRFYEHSGVDPIGMARAVMANFTEAKLVEGGSTITQQYIKNTYVSNEPTMNRKLKEAIYAYELEQRWTKDQIISEYLNTIYFGNGAYGLQVASMTYFNKVVSQLTLPEFALLAAIPKSPVEFSPFTEPEAATERRNLVLAKMLRHGMISQEEYDSASQAALPAQPYPVGPESNVAPYFVEYIKEQLIARYGTRQTFEGGLRVFTTLDLGKQAAAEGAIASVLTEPGDPSAALVSLEPSSGYVRAMVGGTNFTAQKFNVATQGHRQPGSAFKPFVLASAMNKGISPGTTFVSEPKHISLGGGGAFWDVSNFDSLYLGKISLEKATVYSDNAVYADLMMRVGPGSVADMAHAAGIKTNFSSQPAIALGGLDNGVTPLELASAYGTFANGGVKVTGSIDFTGKGADPISILKVTDSHNQVLEENKITPALAVDPVIAYHVNNTLKKVATTGTNQWSNLGRPCAGKSGTTEDHVDAWFSGYTPDLVTTVWVGYPGQRTSMVDIRGVRVTGGSWPSQIWNIYMTQALAATEPHDFVKPPNSDLQMVQICSDSGQLANSWCPKKESRSFFPGHLPTEKCTLHKAQDLTMPNITGMKFADAYKTVRGMGLEVDIAFKSDLTKPADTVVDQVPKAGVKVRQGYNRVTIIVAGKPGSVQAPAEDSPATEWD; this is encoded by the coding sequence ATGACTTACAACAGCCGCCAAAGAAGAGCCCGGCGCGGGACTTTCCCCCGGGCGAGAGCAGTCGCAGCCCTGGCGCTGCTTCTCCTGCTGGCGGCATCCCCTGCCATATCCGGCGCCTGGAACTCGGTGAGCGAAGGCCTTCCCTCCCTGGACAAGGAAGAAGCTTACCGTGCCACCGACGACACCGTCATCTACGATTCCAGCCCCACGCCCAACATCATCGCCGTGCTGCACACCGGCGAGAACCGGATGCTGCTCAAGCCTGAGGAGATCCCAGAGCAGATGAAGCAGGCGCTTGTGGTCATCGAGGACGACCGCTTCTACGAGCATTCGGGGGTCGATCCGATCGGCATGGCCCGCGCTGTCATGGCTAACTTCACCGAGGCCAAACTGGTCGAGGGCGGCAGCACCATAACCCAGCAGTACATCAAGAACACCTACGTCTCCAACGAGCCGACCATGAACCGCAAGCTCAAGGAGGCGATCTACGCCTACGAGCTGGAACAGCGCTGGACCAAGGACCAGATCATCAGCGAATACCTCAACACGATCTACTTTGGCAATGGCGCCTACGGGCTGCAAGTGGCGTCAATGACATATTTCAACAAGGTGGTGTCGCAGCTGACCCTGCCCGAATTCGCGCTGCTGGCGGCGATACCCAAGTCACCCGTGGAGTTCTCGCCGTTCACCGAGCCGGAAGCGGCGACGGAGCGGCGCAACCTGGTGCTGGCCAAGATGCTGCGCCACGGGATGATCAGCCAGGAGGAATACGATTCGGCATCACAGGCGGCGCTGCCCGCACAGCCCTATCCGGTAGGCCCGGAGAGCAACGTCGCCCCCTATTTCGTGGAGTATATAAAGGAACAGCTGATCGCCCGTTACGGCACCAGACAGACTTTCGAGGGCGGACTGCGGGTCTTCACGACCCTGGACCTGGGGAAGCAGGCGGCGGCGGAAGGCGCGATCGCCTCGGTGCTCACCGAACCCGGTGACCCCAGCGCGGCGCTGGTCTCGCTGGAGCCGTCCAGCGGCTACGTGCGCGCCATGGTCGGCGGCACCAACTTCACCGCGCAGAAGTTCAACGTGGCTACCCAGGGCCATCGCCAGCCGGGTTCGGCCTTCAAGCCGTTCGTGCTGGCGAGCGCCATGAACAAGGGGATATCCCCCGGGACGACCTTCGTCTCCGAACCCAAGCACATCAGCCTGGGCGGTGGCGGCGCCTTCTGGGATGTCAGCAATTTCGATTCGTTATATCTCGGGAAGATCAGCCTGGAGAAGGCCACCGTCTATTCGGATAACGCCGTCTACGCCGACCTGATGATGCGGGTGGGGCCGGGCTCGGTCGCCGACATGGCTCACGCGGCGGGGATCAAGACCAACTTCAGCTCCCAGCCGGCCATCGCCCTGGGCGGGCTCGACAATGGCGTCACGCCGCTGGAGCTGGCCTCGGCCTACGGCACTTTCGCCAACGGCGGGGTCAAGGTCACCGGCAGCATCGACTTCACCGGCAAGGGAGCAGACCCGATCTCGATACTCAAAGTGACCGATTCGCATAACCAGGTCCTCGAAGAGAACAAGATCACGCCGGCGCTGGCGGTCGATCCGGTCATCGCCTATCACGTCAACAACACCCTCAAGAAGGTCGCCACGACGGGAACCAACCAGTGGAGCAACCTGGGCAGGCCCTGCGCCGGCAAGAGCGGCACTACCGAGGACCATGTTGACGCCTGGTTCTCGGGCTACACGCCGGACCTGGTGACGACGGTATGGGTGGGTTATCCGGGGCAGCGGACTTCGATGGTGGATATCCGCGGGGTGCGGGTCACCGGCGGCTCCTGGCCTTCCCAGATCTGGAACATATATATGACTCAGGCGCTGGCCGCGACCGAACCGCACGATTTCGTGAAGCCGCCGAACTCGGACCTGCAGATGGTCCAGATATGCTCGGATTCAGGCCAGCTCGCCAACAGCTGGTGCCCGAAGAAGGAATCGCGCAGCTTCTTCCCGGGACACCTGCCCACTGAGAAATGCACGCTGCACAAGGCTCAGGACCTGACCATGCCGAACATCACCGGGATGAAATTCGCGGACGCATACAAGACGGTCAGGGGCATGGGGCTGGAAGTGGATATCGCCTTCAAGTCAGACCTGACCAAACCGGCGGACACAGTAGTCGACCAGGTGCCGAAGGCGGGCGTTAAGGTGCGCCAGGGTTATAACCGGGTGACGATCATCGTCGCCGGGAAGCCTGGCTCGGTGCAGGCGCCGGCTGAGGATAGCCCGGCTACTGAATGGGATTAG
- a CDS encoding NGG1p interacting factor NIF3, translating to MKLEEIYKLAVTMGIKSDPRGKREVDKLLAKEKEAFDKLKGEEKEDYDQDRLTNPFADSRILYGDPQTDVWSLIVGVDMEAQEILLADRLREKGRKVDLVMAHHPEGKALASLSEVMNVQADVWYNAGVPINIGEAVLEGRISEVMRGMLPLNHQRPVQTAQLLDIPLMCVHTPCDNLVTQNLQKHFDKKGEKLTLKEVKEELLKYPEYKMAQRDNAGPTIVVGSEKRRAGKILVDMTGGTGGPSESLEKLAAAGVGTLIGMHISEKNREEAEKYKVNVVIAGHDSSDSIGLNLFLDELEKKGVEIIPCSGLYRYSRVKKKK from the coding sequence GTGAAACTCGAAGAGATCTATAAGCTCGCTGTGACGATGGGCATCAAGTCCGACCCCAGGGGCAAACGCGAGGTCGACAAGCTTCTCGCCAAAGAAAAAGAAGCATTCGACAAGCTCAAAGGCGAGGAAAAGGAAGATTACGACCAGGACCGCCTCACCAATCCTTTCGCCGACAGCCGCATCCTTTATGGAGACCCGCAGACCGATGTCTGGTCACTGATCGTCGGTGTCGACATGGAAGCCCAGGAGATTCTTCTCGCCGACCGTCTGCGGGAAAAAGGCCGCAAGGTCGACCTGGTGATGGCCCATCATCCCGAGGGCAAGGCGCTTGCTTCGCTGTCCGAGGTCATGAACGTGCAGGCTGATGTCTGGTATAACGCCGGCGTTCCCATCAACATAGGCGAGGCCGTCCTCGAAGGCCGCATCAGCGAGGTCATGCGCGGGATGCTGCCGCTCAACCACCAGCGCCCGGTCCAGACCGCCCAGCTGCTCGATATTCCCCTGATGTGCGTACACACTCCCTGCGACAACCTGGTCACCCAGAACCTTCAGAAGCATTTCGACAAGAAGGGTGAGAAGCTGACGCTCAAGGAAGTGAAGGAAGAACTGCTCAAATATCCCGAATACAAGATGGCCCAGCGCGACAACGCCGGCCCCACCATCGTAGTCGGCAGCGAGAAGCGCCGCGCCGGCAAGATCCTGGTGGATATGACCGGAGGCACCGGCGGTCCCTCTGAATCACTGGAGAAGCTCGCAGCGGCCGGAGTCGGAACCCTCATCGGCATGCATATCAGCGAGAAGAACCGCGAAGAGGCCGAGAAGTACAAGGTCAACGTGGTCATCGCCGGTCACGATTCAAGCGATTCCATCGGCCTCAATCTCTTCCTCGACGAACTCGAGAAGAAGGGCGTGGAGATCATCCCCTGCTCCGGCCTATATCGCTATAGCCGGGTCAAAAAGAAGAAGTAG
- a CDS encoding DNA-3-methyladenine glycosylase: MPKHFPKTSKLLPKAFYDRTVHTVAKELIGCKILHKGVGGIIVETEAYERDDPACHAACGRTERNRAMFGDPGRAYVYFTYGMHHLLNIVCEGKGEPAAVLIRALEPTDGIEEMRRRRAPVHALHDLTNGPGKLAQALGIDLEQYGLPVYRGDIKVYGRDSDWQRPAIVATPRIGIRVGTNRLWRYCAAGSSFLSRKLVSR, encoded by the coding sequence TTGCCGAAGCACTTCCCCAAAACTTCGAAGCTCCTCCCCAAAGCCTTCTACGACCGCACCGTCCACACGGTGGCCAAAGAGCTGATCGGCTGCAAGATCCTGCATAAAGGCGTCGGCGGCATCATCGTCGAAACAGAGGCCTACGAGCGCGATGACCCGGCCTGCCACGCCGCCTGCGGACGCACCGAACGCAACCGCGCCATGTTTGGCGACCCGGGAAGAGCATATGTATACTTCACCTACGGAATGCACCATCTCCTCAACATCGTCTGCGAAGGGAAAGGTGAACCGGCCGCCGTACTTATAAGGGCGCTGGAGCCAACAGACGGAATCGAAGAGATGCGCCGCCGCCGGGCGCCGGTTCATGCGCTGCACGACCTGACCAACGGCCCCGGCAAGCTGGCTCAGGCGCTCGGCATCGATCTGGAGCAGTATGGGCTCCCGGTTTACCGGGGTGATATCAAGGTTTACGGCCGGGATTCCGATTGGCAAAGACCGGCGATCGTGGCAACACCACGGATCGGCATCAGGGTAGGGACTAACAGGCTTTGGCGATACTGTGCCGCCGGCAGCAGTTTCCTTTCCCGGAAACTGGTAAGCAGGTAA
- the argH gene encoding argininosuccinate lyase, with translation MTEDNEKFWSGRFQQPPHELFEQLNASISFDWRLAPYDIQGSMAHARMLSNNGVLTADEFTEIETGLGQIMTEFATGDYNLNLADEDIHSSIEKRLIEIIGSTGKKLHTARSRNDQVATDLALFLQDNLKQHLSDVFHLMDAVVSLARFHDKTIMPGYTHLQRAQPVLLAHHLLAYFEMFARDYVRLWQALDEAQVMPLGAGALAGVNYPINRDETAAELGFDRPGNNSMDDVSNRDFALDYLSAASTLSMHLSRLAAELILWSSAEFSFVEIADSFTSGSSIMPQKKNADACELIRARAAKVAANYQGLNMLLTGLPLAYNKDMQEDKLYVFDTVDTLQVTVPVMAEMLNTLQVNKDRMREAAEGSFTLATDVADYLVGKGMPFRDAHRVVGQLVRKCIDEDKKLGELTLEELNAVEPSFDDTYYQVVDLQSAIDGKQSYGGTAHLQVTAQLQAAVSRLESMGEALSELG, from the coding sequence ATGACAGAAGACAACGAAAAATTCTGGTCCGGCCGCTTCCAGCAGCCCCCCCACGAGCTGTTCGAGCAGCTGAACGCCTCCATAAGCTTCGACTGGCGCCTCGCCCCCTATGACATCCAGGGCTCGATGGCCCACGCCCGGATGCTCTCGAACAATGGCGTGCTCACAGCTGATGAATTCACGGAGATCGAGACCGGCCTCGGCCAGATCATGACCGAGTTCGCTACCGGTGATTACAACCTGAATCTTGCTGACGAAGATATCCACAGCTCAATCGAGAAACGCCTGATCGAGATCATTGGCAGCACCGGCAAGAAGCTGCACACGGCCCGGAGCCGCAACGACCAGGTCGCGACCGACCTGGCCCTGTTCCTCCAGGATAACCTCAAGCAGCACCTGTCGGACGTCTTCCACCTGATGGACGCGGTCGTCAGCCTGGCGCGCTTCCACGACAAGACCATTATGCCCGGATACACCCACCTGCAGCGGGCCCAACCGGTATTGCTGGCCCACCACCTGCTGGCATATTTCGAGATGTTCGCCCGCGATTACGTGCGGCTCTGGCAGGCGCTGGACGAGGCGCAGGTGATGCCGCTTGGTGCCGGTGCCCTGGCGGGCGTCAACTATCCCATCAACCGTGACGAAACTGCTGCCGAACTCGGCTTCGACCGGCCCGGCAACAACTCCATGGACGACGTCTCCAACCGTGACTTCGCCCTCGACTACCTGAGCGCCGCTTCGACGCTGAGCATGCATCTGTCGCGGCTCGCCGCGGAGCTGATCCTCTGGAGCAGCGCCGAGTTCAGCTTTGTCGAGATCGCCGACTCCTTCACCTCGGGCTCCAGCATCATGCCCCAGAAGAAGAACGCCGACGCCTGCGAACTGATCCGGGCGCGGGCGGCCAAGGTGGCGGCGAACTATCAGGGACTCAACATGCTTCTAACCGGCCTGCCGCTGGCTTATAACAAGGATATGCAGGAAGACAAACTCTACGTCTTCGACACTGTGGACACGTTACAGGTCACCGTCCCGGTCATGGCGGAGATGCTCAATACGCTGCAGGTGAACAAGGATCGCATGCGCGAAGCCGCCGAAGGCAGCTTCACCCTCGCTACCGACGTGGCTGACTACCTCGTGGGCAAAGGCATGCCCTTCCGTGACGCCCACCGGGTCGTCGGCCAGCTGGTCCGCAAGTGCATCGACGAGGATAAAAAACTCGGCGAGCTGACGCTGGAAGAGCTGAACGCAGTCGAACCTTCATTCGACGACACCTATTACCAGGTCGTCGACCTGCAATCCGCCATCGACGGCAAGCAATCCTACGGCGGCACCGCCCACCTGCAGGTGACGGCGCAGTTGCAGGCAGCCGTTTCCCGGCTTGAAAGCATGGGGGAGGCCCTTTCCGAGCTGGGATGA
- a CDS encoding argininosuccinate synthase — protein sequence MNSNNDKRVVLAYSGGLDTSVMIAWLKEKYELDTVAVLIDAGRASGLEQHRQKALDIGAVEAHVIDAREEFANDFILPALAANALYEEKYVLVSALSRPLICKKLVEIAHASGAGTIAHGCTAKGNDQVRFDLGIRSLDPSLEILAPARDWNMTREEALEYAAERNIPTPLKKDSPYSIDENLWGRTVECGPLEDPWVEPPEDAFAVTTAPTAAPEDPEYMEVVYEAGVPVALDGIRMPLVELIETIDGLAGTHGFGRVDMMENRLVGIKSREVYETPGALALIQAHKEIEDMTLPRELIHFKRPLEQKFADMTYNGGWFDPLMDALRAFMAETQKRVNGTVRLKFYKGSCVVAGRKSEDSLYDFGLATYGGEDAFSHDAAKGFCELWGLPLEVWAKKAK from the coding sequence TTGAACAGCAATAACGACAAGCGGGTAGTACTGGCATATTCCGGCGGACTCGACACTTCGGTGATGATCGCCTGGCTCAAGGAGAAGTACGAACTCGATACCGTCGCCGTATTGATCGACGCCGGCCGCGCGTCCGGGCTCGAGCAGCATCGCCAAAAGGCGCTGGATATCGGCGCGGTCGAGGCCCACGTCATCGACGCCCGCGAGGAATTCGCCAACGACTTCATCCTGCCGGCGCTGGCGGCCAACGCCCTTTACGAGGAAAAATACGTGCTGGTCAGCGCCCTGTCGCGGCCGCTCATCTGCAAGAAGCTGGTAGAGATAGCCCATGCTTCCGGAGCCGGCACCATCGCCCACGGCTGCACCGCCAAGGGCAACGACCAGGTGCGCTTCGACCTGGGCATCCGTTCGCTGGATCCTTCCCTGGAGATACTGGCCCCCGCGCGGGACTGGAACATGACCCGGGAAGAGGCGCTGGAATACGCCGCCGAGCGCAACATCCCGACGCCGCTCAAGAAGGACAGCCCCTACAGCATCGACGAGAACCTCTGGGGCCGCACGGTAGAGTGCGGGCCGCTGGAAGACCCTTGGGTGGAACCGCCGGAAGACGCTTTCGCCGTGACCACGGCGCCCACGGCGGCGCCCGAAGATCCGGAGTATATGGAAGTGGTTTACGAGGCTGGCGTGCCCGTGGCCCTCGATGGCATCCGGATGCCGCTGGTCGAGCTGATTGAGACGATAGACGGCCTGGCCGGCACTCACGGTTTCGGCCGGGTCGACATGATGGAGAACCGGCTGGTCGGCATCAAATCGCGGGAGGTCTACGAGACCCCCGGCGCCCTGGCGCTGATCCAGGCCCACAAGGAGATCGAGGATATGACTCTGCCCCGGGAGCTGATCCATTTCAAGCGCCCGCTAGAGCAGAAGTTCGCCGACATGACCTATAACGGCGGCTGGTTCGATCCCCTGATGGACGCCCTGCGCGCCTTCATGGCCGAGACCCAGAAACGGGTCAACGGAACCGTTCGGCTCAAATTCTACAAGGGTTCCTGTGTAGTCGCGGGCCGCAAATCCGAAGACTCGCTGTATGACTTCGGCTTGGCCACCTACGGCGGCGAAGACGCCTTCAGCCACGACGCCGCCAAAGGTTTCTGCGAACTCTGGGGCCTGCCGCTGGAAGTCTGGGCAAAGAAAGCGAAATGA
- the argR gene encoding arginine repressor has translation MRKRDRQQLIESLIRQKRLSTQAELQASLQKSGCKVTQATVSRDMRELGVQKGTDRDGKVRYMVPPPRVRRDPNETLARVLTESEATVKAAQNLVVVRSEPGTAPTVGLAIDGLERDDIIGTVAGDDTVLLVLADGGTAKNMVKILKGLMT, from the coding sequence ATGCGCAAGCGTGACCGCCAGCAGCTGATCGAGTCGCTGATCAGGCAGAAACGGCTTTCGACCCAGGCGGAGCTGCAGGCGTCACTGCAGAAGTCGGGATGCAAGGTGACCCAGGCGACTGTTTCCCGCGACATGAGGGAACTGGGAGTGCAGAAGGGTACCGACCGTGACGGCAAGGTGCGCTACATGGTGCCGCCGCCGCGGGTGCGCCGAGATCCGAACGAGACGCTGGCTCGGGTGCTCACCGAGTCGGAAGCGACAGTGAAGGCGGCCCAGAACCTGGTGGTAGTAAGGTCCGAGCCCGGAACAGCGCCGACTGTAGGGCTGGCCATCGACGGACTGGAGCGCGACGATATCATCGGCACGGTAGCCGGCGATGACACGGTACTGCTGGTGCTGGCAGACGGAGGCACGGCGAAAAACATGGTAAAGATTTTGAAAGGGTTAATGACTTGA